The genomic region CTTGACCGCAACACGGGCACACCGTTTTGGAAGGGCGTACTTACATCGGGGAAGACGGGATTCTTCAACCCCTCAAATACCGTTGCCTATTTAGAAGGTTTACCCACTGCTAACcggtgaaattaaattttaatatatttttttttaaatcattttacaaataattttctcaAACTGCTTTTAGGGATTCATTTTGTCGCACCAGTGAACGCATTAGCAAACGAAAATTACGCACAGAAATGATATCAAAGCCGCAGAATGATTTCAAACACACCGGACATGTAGGCATCGATGGCGACTCATTCGGCGATATAGCATTTCTTGGCAATTCGCAAAATGTAAAGTTTATTCTTTCATtccatttatttgttattaatttcaattcgaTTTTTAGTACAATCACGTGCCACGGCAAATAGTTACACCTTATAAGCCATCGGAAGATATCGAGCAAACACCACTTTTACTGCCACCGACACCAACCAGTCCCGATTCCTTACAAACTGCCAGTGGTTATTTCCCCGAAGAGGGCCATGGCACCTCAATGAACCCCACATTCATCTCCTCAACGGAAAACACACCCAAGCATTTCAATACTGGCAATGGTGGACAGTCATCGTTCGAATTTCCCGGCCAACAGTCACTCAGCAAGTCCTTCAATCCATTTACCCATAAGGGTGACGATGAAGTTATGCGTAGTGGTGGCACACTCGCTATGCAAAACAACAATTACGGTCTAGATAGTCAAGGCTTCCAAGGAGACGTAGCTGCGGGCAGTTCGCAGCAATGGCGTGACGCCGGCAAGAACGGCGGCAGTAGTGAGGATCCGCACGAATACCATGAAATTTCCGATGACGAAATGACTGCTGACAAATTAGACTTCGGACCGTCACTGCTGGATGAAATCAACTCGATGTTTGGCTCCATGAGCGCCAGCACAAGTGCGGCCGCATCGAAATCGTCCGATTTTGAGCACACAAACAAAAAGAACGAATTCGCCGAAATCACTTCGAAATTGGTGGGTAAAAGTGGTGATAGTAACAGCAGCAAGTTCGGCACATCCTCGAAAAAGAAGTCATCGGGCACTGTCAAACCCATATCGGTGAAAGATGAGCGCATTTTGAATCAAGCGATCGAAATCGCTAACGAAATCAGCGCGAGGTGAGTTCACTATCACTTTACGAAAAGGCTGTTGTTAATACTAACTCTTTGTATTGCTTCTATTTGTAGGTCCATGAATGATCTAGTTTGCGACCAATCGTCCAATACACAAAGTCCAAAACGTAAATTTAGTTTCCGATTTCCGCATTTAACGAGTAGCGGCAGTAATGCCAGTGACAAGGCGTCTGGCGGTAATTCCTCGCCGACAGGGGGCAGCGCGAATGCAAACGCAGCAGGACAAAAGTCCTTATCGCCGTATTCGAAGAAGAAAAATTTCACTGAACAACTGGAGAGCATACCCGATTTACAGGTGAGTTCTGGTGTTATTTTCTATCCAAGTCCCATTGCCTCGCTCTATACTGAACTCTCAACGCCGTTTCGCCGAATTACTAACAACAACATTTGTATATTTCTCCCTATCCCTAACATGTCtcattttatttgaaacaaaaaaaaaattaaaattttattataatttgttgttggaattttgtttgctgttgttttgtttcatttatgttaatatggcttttaataaaaatgaaaccgcAAATGGTTTGCAAAAATAGCGATTTCGCTCCTTAAGTGAAATCAAGAATGTTAACGGTCCCGATTTGCGCATACCAATTTTCGATAAAGAAAGTtccgatttttgttttgaaaaatcgcGTGAAATATTAAGTCGTCCATTAAGTTTAGATCCACCGCCGTCCCTAACTCAAAGTTCCACATCGCCCTCTTCCGCACTCGATTCGCAATCGCATCGTTCTGTGCGAAATCAAAAAAGTATCAGCGAGAACATTATGGATATCGAGAATACGTTGAAGGCGCTTAATTTGGATTTCATGCACACCTACACGGAATTGGACAAAACCGACTCGGATGAGACCTTGCTGAACGAACAGTTCTCCAATATCGTATCGTCGATCGAGGATGAAATCAGTAGCGCCACCGGCAGTCTCAAATCCGCTATCTACAATTACAGCAATGGCGTACAGACGATGTTCGACTTCAATGCCGCGACCAGTCATTTGGACAAGCACTTGCAATATATCAATACACAGAGCCATGCGCAGGCGCAGTCGGCACTAGGTGATCTAATGCAGGACCAGAAAATGGCCGAAGACAAACGCTCCAGCACACCCGACACGGGGTTTGCCTCGCGTGACACGAACATCTCGCTTTCGCGACGAAGCAgccaaaaatcaaattacaGTCCACAGGAAAACTACTACAGTCCCAAAGAAACAGCGACGTTGGGCCCTAGCGGCAGTAGCAACAGCTATATGACGCATAGGGATGATAGCCTGCAGCTCGCAACAGAACGCTTCAGCGCCACGAAATATGGCAACTGCGTTTCACCAAATAAAACGTCTGCTCTGAATGCGAGCAATACTTCGGTGTACTCCAGCAATCAGCTTAAGAGCAGTGCTTGTGCTTTGGCCATTGTCGATGCCGAACAATATAAAGAGAGTGGTCACCGTCAGCGCTCCATGTCTTTCACCGACAATCCAATGAACCCCATCTCGCCGGTGCTGTCCGAACCACAGCAGCGCTTGAAACGCCGCTCTACGCACTCGGCTATGGAGAATCGCACTTCACACAAGCCGCATGTGCGCAGCGCTTCATCTTATAAACCGCGTTCCATACGCGCACGCACATTGCGCCGTCTCAGCTACAATCCCATCATATTGGACTCGAGCTCATCAAGCGACGATGACCCAATAAGCGATTGCAATCCCAGTATTGCGCGTTCGGAGTGCGACATACGCGCGCGTGTCTCCTCACTCTATCGACGCCGCCGACCAGCAAGCGGTGGCAGTGTGGCTGGCAATGGTGTAGCACACAAATTGCTGACTCCCGGCTGGCAGGACGATGACGCGACGGAGTTGACCACGGTATCACAGAAGAAGTTGTACGGTTCAAATGTAAGCATAAAGTCGGCGCCGCACTACAATTACGGTGCGCGCGGCATGTCGCACCATTACAGTCGTCAGCTGGAGGAACAATTTGCCTACGAAGACCGTATTTATGACTTTGGCGGTGGGCGCGGACCGGGTAATAATTATAGCGGTAGTGTAGCCCCCACTATGGGGGGTCTAACAAGAGGCATGGACATGAATGGTAGCAGTGGTCGCGTTGGCAATAGCGTAGTTGGTATGGGTTTGGGTGGTGGCGGTGGCTCCGGTTCCGGTTCATCCTCGGCTACATCATCGGCGCCACCATACAATAGCGGCGCCCCTATCACCAGCATGGGAAGCGCTGGTGAACGTAGTTTCAGCGCGCTCAGCGGCATCAGTGCGCGTAACGCAGTCTTCCATGAATTCGATGTCAGTCGTTTGACCGGCAAAAGTCCCACTTCCAACTTCGCCAATTCGTCGCCGGAGGAGCGTAACCGCGCACATCCCTCGCCGCCCAAGTCCTTGCCGCTGCCGCCGTTACCGCTGTTGAATACGGCAGCGCCAGCTGCAGGACCTGGCATCGCAACGTCACTGCAGAAAAGTTTAGGCAGCGCTAAGCAGCAAATGGAATTCCACTGGCCGGAGAAGATACATGCGTCAACGGTGAAGCAGAATGAGTTGCTCTGgcgacaacagcagcagcagcaacaacaacggccACAAAGCAAAACGTCTGCCAAACATCAATCGCACAACGCGTTCTTGGGCAGCATGCGCGTGAGCAGCGCGACTGCCGGCGTTGCACTGGGCGGCGCCGGTGGCATCCCCGGCGAAGCGTCCTACACGAGCGACAGTTCTTCCAGCGATAGCGAGGAGTTCGCTTTTCGCACCGAGTTCATACCTCA from Bactrocera tryoni isolate S06 chromosome 3, CSIRO_BtryS06_freeze2, whole genome shotgun sequence harbors:
- the LOC120772903 gene encoding activated Cdc42 kinase-like isoform X1 — protein: MECSQIDLYEFLTEAELQHYYNAIKNELKITNAAHVKYATDEDLKHIGLSRPEIRRLRKYYEKHFPHGYLSKIKRLLQAPATIVKRDAGDGSTTLSNASLHSAAESPSTARTANSPSKAPNNKHIIPADSITVNKQLGTGEFGIVQQGVWTNGTERIQVAIKCLCRERMQSNPMEFLKEAAIMHSIEHENIVRLYGVVLATDSLMLVTELAHLRSLLECLKDPGLRINFLTIPTLCEFAMQICNGMRYLENKRLIHRDLAARNILVFSKDKVKISDFGLSRALGVGKDYYKTNFNVNLKLPIAWCAPECINYLRFTNASDVWAYGVCLWEMFSYGFQPWAALTGLQILEAIDAPNYQRLEQPDCCPQEYYTLMVKCWQDDPVKRPKFTEIYELLPDMKPEQLKAVVHCLEPKKDHLLYRQGDIITVLDRNTGTPFWKGVLTSGKTGFFNPSNTVAYLEGLPTANRDSFCRTSERISKRKLRTEMISKPQNDFKHTGHVGIDGDSFGDIAFLGNSQNYNHVPRQIVTPYKPSEDIEQTPLLLPPTPTSPDSLQTASGYFPEEGHGTSMNPTFISSTENTPKHFNTGNGGQSSFEFPGQQSLSKSFNPFTHKGDDEVMRSGGTLAMQNNNYGLDSQGFQGDVAAGSSQQWRDAGKNGGSSEDPHEYHEISDDEMTADKLDFGPSLLDEINSMFGSMSASTSAAASKSSDFEHTNKKNEFAEITSKLVGKSGDSNSSKFGTSSKKKSSGTVKPISVKDERILNQAIEIANEISARSMNDLVCDQSSNTQSPKRKFSFRFPHLTSSGSNASDKASGGNSSPTGGSANANAAGQKSLSPYSKKKNFTEQLESIPDLQRFRSLSEIKNVNGPDLRIPIFDKESSDFCFEKSREILSRPLSLDPPPSLTQSSTSPSSALDSQSHRSVRNQKSISENIMDIENTLKALNLDFMHTYTELDKTDSDETLLNEQFSNIVSSIEDEISSATGSLKSAIYNYSNGVQTMFDFNAATSHLDKHLQYINTQSHAQAQSALGDLMQDQKMAEDKRSSTPDTGFASRDTNISLSRRSSQKSNYSPQENYYSPKETATLGPSGSSNSYMTHRDDSLQLATERFSATKYGNCVSPNKTSALNASNTSVYSSNQLKSSACALAIVDAEQYKESGHRQRSMSFTDNPMNPISPVLSEPQQRLKRRSTHSAMENRTSHKPHVRSASSYKPRSIRARTLRRLSYNPIILDSSSSSDDDPISDCNPSIARSECDIRARVSSLYRRRRPASGGSVAGNGVAHKLLTPGWQDDDATELTTVSQKKLYGSNVSIKSAPHYNYGARGMSHHYSRQLEEQFAYEDRIYDFGGGRGPGNNYSGSVAPTMGGLTRGMDMNGSSGRVGNSVVGMGLGGGGGSGSGSSSATSSAPPYNSGAPITSMGSAGERSFSALSGISARNAVFHEFDVSRLTGKSPTSNFANSSPEERNRAHPSPPKSLPLPPLPLLNTAAPAAGPGIATSLQKSLGSAKQQMEFHWPEKIHASTVKQNELLWRQQQQQQQQRPQSKTSAKHQSHNAFLGSMRVSSATAGVALGGAGGIPGEASYTSDSSSSDSEEFAFRTEFIPHVPPSPAP